The Leadbetterella byssophila DSM 17132 DNA window CTAAGTTGTAGGTCGTATGATTAATTTCTTGGCCGAAGAAGCCTTCTTCCACAAAATGCTCATCATAAAGCTTTTTGGCTTGTAGAAGTAAGGCGCCAGACCCAACTGCAGGGTCATACATCTTATTCACCTTGGTTTGCTTATGCAACGCAATACGTGTTAATAATCTCGATACTTCCTGAGGTGTAAAGAACTCTCCACCTGACTTACCTGCATTAGCCGCATAGTTATGTATCAAGAATTCATAAGCGTCTCCAAACAAGTCAATCTTTGTTTCTTCAAAAGAACCAAAATTCAATTCAGCTATACCATGAAGTACAGCCGAAAGACGTTTGTTTTTTTCTTCTACAGTATTCCCAAGGCGTGTACTTGTGGTATCAAAATCATCAAACAAACCTTTGATATCGTGCTCCGAAGGATAACCATTCGCAGAGTTTTGAATATCCGTGAAGATTTGTTTCAAATCAGTATTAAGATTCTTATTGTCATCAGCTTTAGCCTCCACATTTACAAACAACTGAGAAGGATAAATAAAATACCCCTTCGTCTTTATGGCATCTACTTTTACTTCTTCTGGAATATCGCTATCCTTGAATTTAGCATAATTTATAGAAGTATCACCTGCCTCTATATAATCCGTAAAATTCTCACTTATAAAACGATAGAATAATGTACCTAACACAAAGTGTTTAAAGTCCCATCCATCCACTGAGCCGCGAACTTCGTTGGCTATTTTCCATATTTTACTTTGTAATTCTTGTCTTTGTAAAATACTAGTCATAATCTCTCTTTTAATAATTCTTGTGGTTTCACGTCTAATATCTTTGCAATTTCAAAAAGCACCTCTAGTCTGGGCTGCTGCCTGTTTTGCACATAACCGTTTACCATATTATAACTTTTACCCAGTTGCTCAGCTAGCCAAGTCTGTTTTATACCTTTTATTTCCAACACCTCTTTAATCCTGTTCATGTTAATGTGAAATGTTTCTGCAATTATAGATGTAATATCTCATTTTTCAATATAAAAAATACTTGATTTTTCGTGAAATTAATTTACGAACTTAGGCTCGAGTAATGCTAAAAGCTTATGAGATATTTGTGGAATAAAAACAAATAAATAAAAAATGTAGGATGCAAAATATTTGGAATCTTTCAGAGAGTTAAAATAAATACAACAGGGCAAAAATAGATTCATGGAAGGATGTTCACTGAAATACTTTCTTGAAATCCCAAAAAGCCACTACTAGAAACATTAAGTTAAGGAATACCCTACATTGGAAAGAGGAAATGTTAAAGAGAAATGAAGAAAAGGCAATACTAGTTTAAGTAGCCCTACATATGACAACACTTAAATTCAGAACAAATCCAGGTACAATATAATCCTAATGTGAATAGCTCTCCTTATCAATGCATTTCTTTAAATAGACATAAGCGTTTCTATGTTGAAGATCATCTTTACTACTTGTTTTTCCAAAGCCCTCCTGAGTAATCCCTTTTGTTCTAAAATATAAATTGATTTACTATCCCGGAAATGGACATTATTCCCTGTTTGAACTCCGGTCCTGGGTTCTAACCCCTGAAACTGAAAGGTTTTAGTTTTTTTGCTTCTGGGTGAACCCACATTTTAGAGGGCTAGTGTACATTTAAGTGAGACGAATTAAAAAAAGCCCCATAACGGGGCTTGGGCTAGTAATTTACCTCTATATATTTCTACGAAAATCAGGCATTCCCGTAAATGTTAGATTCTCCACCGTCGATAGCTATGGTTTGTCCGTTTATATAGGAATTATCTTCACTTAACAGGAAGGCCACCACCTTTGCCACTTCATGCGGTTCACCTAAGCGTTTGGTAGGATTATGCTGAGCATATTCTATCTCTGCCGCTTTGGGATCTGCTGGATTGATCTGCCTGAATGCCTCCGCAACCATAGGGGTAAGGATGGCTCCTGGGGCAATGGCGTTCGTTAAGATACCATCTCTACCGTATTCTAAAGCCGCATTCTTAGTCATACCGGACACTGCGTGCTTGCTTGCCACATAGGGCGATTGGTTCATCACCCCACGTATGCCGCCTACTGAAGCTGCATTTACAATTCTGCCGTACCTCTGTTTTTGCATCACCGGAATGACATAGCGCAAGCCAAAGTACACTCCCATCAAATTAATGTCAATGACCTTTTTAAAGATATCAAGATCATATTCAGTCATACGGGCCTGTCGCCCTTCTATGCCGGCATTATTGTAAAAACCATCGATTCTACCAAAGGTATCTACAGCCACTTTAACATAGTTTTTTGTCGCCTCCTCATCCGATACATCCGCAAAAACGGTTACCACTTTAACCTCAGGAAACTCCCTAGATATTTCCGTTTTTGCTTCAGCTAATGCGGGTTCATTGTAATCTACCAAAACCAGATGCGCACCTTTTGATGCCAATTCCTTCGCTGTTGCTAATCCAAGTCCCATTCCGGCACCCGTGATGATCATTACTTTATTCTTCATACTATCCGTTTAATTGTTCCTACTCAAAGCACTGGAAAACCTTTCCTTCCTTATTTCCAGAGAATCAAAATGGAAATTAAACATTATGTAGGAGAAAAAATATGACCTGGGTCACATGGAATGGAAATACATATAAAGTACATCTAGTAAAAAGCCATATTACAAATAAGATCCATTTATTATAAGTTGAATAGCAACTACATAGCGCTATTCCCTACTTAAAGTTTGAAAAATTACTATCACTTACGGCCAATATCAAAACTTTCACAAATCTTATCTAATCGCCCTATTAATTCCACCATCATATATCTTTTTGCATGTTTGTGGCCCAATTAAAACCAAATTAGTTTTCATTAAAATAGATTTACTTATTATGGGTTACAAAAAATCCTCCAGATATTTTTCATTTTTAATTTATGGATTATTCTTGCAGCCGACCCATTATATACAGGCTACAGTTCCCAACTTGATTTCTAAAGATCATTGACCTGGTACATCATGAAAATAATGATACAAAAAATAAATATTATGTTTATCGGAATACTCCATTATTCTATATAATATTTAAAAAAACATAGATATACAAAATAATGTACATTTTTATTGCAGCAAAAATAAATAATATTTAATATATACTTAATTTTATAACTCCAAACACCCCCTTTTAACCTTTATTAATTTTTTATATTTAAATTATAACTTAAATATTAAATTATTATGCCAGAACTTCACCCCTTTGTGACCCGAAGATGGAAAAACCACAATCACGGACAGTTTGAAGAAAATGAGTGGTTTATCTCAGAGAATCAGAACTCCTTTGTTTTTGCTCCAAATCGAGATATTAAAAGTATCTTTTTGGGCTCATTTCCAACCACACATGTTTCGATCGACGAACCCATTGGATTATATCCTGAATTCTTTTATGGTAGCCCCCAAAATAATTTTTGGACAATACTAGGCCACCTATCGAACTTACCGTCAGCAACTTTTCAAAATCGAATAGATATACTTAGAAGGTTGAAAATAGGAATAGCTGATATCCTACTAGAAGTAGAACGAAATGGAATTTACAATAATGACAACAATTTGCATCAAATACGGTATAATAATATCTTAGATCTACTATTAACCTTTCCTAATTTAGAAAATATCTTTATGACCTCAGGAGGGAGAGCCCCAATATATAATTTAAATAACAACAACCCTTCAGTAGCGACATGGCTACGTCACTCACTAGTAAATCATAATTTCACAGGATTTAATCAGAATGGTTATTTAAAGGCAATTACTAATAATGATGTTACTTTTAATTTGATATCCTTGGCATCTCCAAGTAAAAATGCTGATAGAAGCTTTACTAGAAGTATTAATAATATCAATCGGGAGACCCAACTAAATCTTACTGTAAATGATTATCGAAAACTTTCTTGGTCTTTATGGCTAAAGAAACTCCATTTTACAGATAATGATACCCCCCAACCCATTCAACATTGGTCTGGCATTGCAGCTGGCAACAATTACATTCAAAATCACTTTGAAAATTAGTGGAATTGGGGGAATTCCCCAATTCTATTATTCCAAATCATTCAATTGTAAAAATTTTATTCTATTTGCTAAAATTTAAACAAACGAAGAAACTCAAAATATTTTTTTCAGCAATTGAAGATTTCCTTACTCCACCCCATACCTCTTCTTTAGATAGGCAATGGTCTCCTTGCAAAGCTCTTCTAAGACCTGTTTGTTAATATCCTTTAGAGATTTTACATAGATACACGATTTGCCCATCTTGTATTTTCCTAGTTGCGCAAGAAGCTCTTTACTCCGTTCTGTGTCTGAATACACATAAAGGGAGGTAGCAGATTTTCTCGGAGAAAATCCTAATACAGGTGCGTCACCTTCATGCCCGGATGCGTACTTGTAATGATAATTGCCAAAGCCAATGATGGATGTTCCCCACATTCTGGGTTCCCAGCCTGACCAACTTTTGAACAAGTGTATCAATTCCAAGCTATCTGCACGCTGGGCTTCATTC harbors:
- a CDS encoding type I restriction-modification system subunit M, producing MTSILQRQELQSKIWKIANEVRGSVDGWDFKHFVLGTLFYRFISENFTDYIEAGDTSINYAKFKDSDIPEEVKVDAIKTKGYFIYPSQLFVNVEAKADDNKNLNTDLKQIFTDIQNSANGYPSEHDIKGLFDDFDTTSTRLGNTVEEKNKRLSAVLHGIAELNFGSFEETKIDLFGDAYEFLIHNYAANAGKSGGEFFTPQEVSRLLTRIALHKQTKVNKMYDPAVGSGALLLQAKKLYDEHFVEEGFFGQEINHTTYNLARMNMFLHNVNYDKFNIALGNTLTDPHFLDDKPFDAIVSNPPYSVNWIGSDDPTLINDERFAPAGVLAPKSKADFAFVMHALSYLSGTGRAAIVCFPGIFYRGGAEQKIRKYLVDNNFVETVISLAPNLFYGTSIAVNILVLSKHKADTKTQFIDASGEAFFKKVTNNNILEEKHIAEILHLFDRKETVDHVAVTVDNKQIAENDYNLSVSSYVEAKDTREVINIETLNQELESTVQSINELRASIANIIKEIEA
- a CDS encoding uracil-DNA glycosylase family protein produces the protein MPELHPFVTRRWKNHNHGQFEENEWFISENQNSFVFAPNRDIKSIFLGSFPTTHVSIDEPIGLYPEFFYGSPQNNFWTILGHLSNLPSATFQNRIDILRRLKIGIADILLEVERNGIYNNDNNLHQIRYNNILDLLLTFPNLENIFMTSGGRAPIYNLNNNNPSVATWLRHSLVNHNFTGFNQNGYLKAITNNDVTFNLISLASPSKNADRSFTRSINNINRETQLNLTVNDYRKLSWSLWLKKLHFTDNDTPQPIQHWSGIAAGNNYIQNHFEN
- a CDS encoding DUF1801 domain-containing protein; protein product: MSTSYTSENPLSFIQTKVENEAQRADSLELIHLFKSWSGWEPRMWGTSIIGFGNYHYKYASGHEGDAPVLGFSPRKSATSLYVYSDTERSKELLAQLGKYKMGKSCIYVKSLKDINKQVLEELCKETIAYLKKRYGVE
- a CDS encoding helix-turn-helix domain-containing protein yields the protein MNRIKEVLEIKGIKQTWLAEQLGKSYNMVNGYVQNRQQPRLEVLFEIAKILDVKPQELLKERL
- a CDS encoding glucose 1-dehydrogenase, with amino-acid sequence MKNKVMIITGAGMGLGLATAKELASKGAHLVLVDYNEPALAEAKTEISREFPEVKVVTVFADVSDEEATKNYVKVAVDTFGRIDGFYNNAGIEGRQARMTEYDLDIFKKVIDINLMGVYFGLRYVIPVMQKQRYGRIVNAASVGGIRGVMNQSPYVASKHAVSGMTKNAALEYGRDGILTNAIAPGAILTPMVAEAFRQINPADPKAAEIEYAQHNPTKRLGEPHEVAKVVAFLLSEDNSYINGQTIAIDGGESNIYGNA